GTTTAAGATATGTAGCACCAGCCTCACCATCTCGAAGATGACATTGAAAAAAAAAAACTCCTAAACAAAGAAGGAGAACCGTTGTTGACCCCTAGATTAGAATAGCCAAAACTAAAACCACACAGACAAACACGAAAACCAACTACTATATCCTAGAAGACCCATGATACACATAACTCCATGTGCCCTCCGCCGACACTAGACGCAACACCGGAGCGATGGGGGCCTTATCCTGACTTGAAGATGTAACCACGGAGTTACCATCTTAAAGATAACACTAAGGAAAGAAAAAACAgcataagcaaaaaaaaaaaaaaaaaaaaaaaaaaaaaaaaaaacccaccCGTTAGCGGCGCCGTCGGGTCGCCTCATTACCTCCTGGCTAGCTAGTATAAACGCAAATGGATCACCCATGTCGTTGAGTAACTATTGGTGGTCGGCATCTCACGGAGACTCCGCGCCAGCACTATCATGGATCCACGGCGGCCGGCCGGCGGGTACAACCGGGCGGCGCCGGGCAGTAAATACGGCCACATGCATGCGACGCAGAGCATGGAGGACGGATCGGAGACCCTTCGAGGGGAAAAGGGAGAGGTGGTAGAAATGGTCGCGGCAGGCTGCACGTTGACATGCCCTAGGGCCACATGCGTGCCCTCTTTTCCCACGGATCTGCATCTGCGCGAGTGTACATCAGATCAGATCTCCGATCCGACAAGGAGAAGACGCCTCACCACGCGAGGTCACGCACTGTGCATTTTGTTCGTAGAATCGTAGTACACGAATGAGAATGACATTCCCCTGCTTGCACATGCACGCTTGCGCGCGGTTTGCTCCTTGGTGGATTCCTCCACGGCCACAGGCCGAATGTGTGTGTTCCGGGTCGGATTAGCGGAAGCATACTCCTGCTAATTCGTTGCTTGCTTGGCGAGCGAGACCCCGCTAGGCAGGGCAAAGCTCCTCACATGGCCTtcgtcttagggcatctccagcggcgcgacgcatttcggaggcCGTTTGCGTCGCGTGGCGGACGCGAGACTgatcgtttttgtccgcgcgtccgtttgcaccttgtggtggctccagcggcgcgacgtattTCCGCGTTTGTATGAAATATGAAGTTTCGAAACAACAAAATAATattcaacgaagtcatagttattacattcaaattttaaaaagtctgcatgcaaataagatagtactcctctaggcatgatctgcatggccagccaatgtccattgatgctcaatcatcggaagaggagtcgacgacctccgcgcggaacttgtccaacatctgccacatgtccacctgtgtgggtacaaactgcggatcaatgggcgcgcacaatagcgccgaaaacacgagtagaaacctaccggcgcaattgaccgaacaggtcgtgggcggcgcggaagggcggcgcaGAATCGGAGCGTTTCGCCCGAAAACAGCCAGTACGCGGCGGAGCACGCTCCTGCTCTCCCACGCGGCAAGAACGGAGCCGACGCCGACTACTACGGCGCTACGGCCGTACGGCGGCGCTAGGGGTGGGGGTGGTGCCGTCGCACTAGGGCAGGAAAGAAGGGGAacaagaagcaaatcgaagcggtcgatttcgctgtccttgacatgcgggaccgggtaagaaatggaggacgctcgGAGCGATCGTCGagcgtccgccgcgacgcaaacctggcgcatatttgggccaggtttgcgtctccgcggacgacccggtcactttgcgtcggcccgctggaacagaccccagacgcatttccggtcacggcgaacgaaaacggtcgctcagcgaccgtttgcgtcgcgcccgctggagatgcccttagaataTTCGATCCATCCCTGAGCCGGCCGATCGGAACCTCAAAGGAAACCTTGGTTTGCTGGTTTAAACGTAGCATAATGGAGCACTTAACTGACGTGTCGCAGCTTCCAAGGAACGGGCACGGCACGTGCCTAGGCGTGACTGCAGGAGTCACCGGACTCCCTTGCGCAACATAGAATTTCGTAGTTGGACGACAATGCCATTCCATCAAGCAATCTGGGCGATGATGACCATTTCGATGGCCTCCTCTTTGGGGAGGTCGTATGGCTGGATCTCATGGTTCACGATCACCGGGATCCGACGCGTTGTAAAAGAGGATGTTGCCGTGGCCATCGTCCTCCTCGCCGTCAtggccttcatcttcatcctcctccttgtcGTTGTCGAGGACGAACCCGTATTCTTGGTTGAAGAAGTCCATGTCGTCGAGGTTACCCGCTCGGTGTCGCGGGTGGAAGCGGCGGTGGATCTCGTCACGACGCTCGCGTCCCTCGCGTGGCACCGGAGGCACCGATACACGCCGTGAGTTGAGACAAAGCTAGCTGCCAGGTAGGATCACATCCCGCCAAAGCACCAGATGGTTCTCGTCGTAGAGCCGGCGCGTGTAGTCCACCCACGGGACGTACTGGCGCTCCCGCGCGTTCTTCTTGCCGCCATGAGATGAGTCGACCTCGTGGTCATGCTTCATCCTGCGGAAAGGCCAGCCCTTGCCCATGCCGCTGTGCTCAATGGAATTGGATGGTGCAGTGGCGGTGGCGCTGCCTATTGGCGAAGGTGTGACCAGAACGGAGACGGCATGCTCCCCTTAAAAGGGACGGGGTACTACCTCGCCATCAATTCCTGGCGTTGATACCCAGCGCCACCCGCGCCGGTACTAGTCATGTATATCCACATTCGAATCCGATACCGGTCAATATATGCTTCGATCCGAATCCGAGAAAAATATGTGGTAAATGATATGGTATGAGCGAAATCCAATCCGGTCCGATCTATTTACACCCTTAAACCTAGCGTTACGGTGCGGTGCGCTAGTCTCTGAAGCGTAAAAACTTTGCTGCGGTTTCACAATGATTCGTTGGTAAACGGCACAAATTCTCATGTTTGTGCGCAAATTTCTTGGCCAGGTGAGAGCACTCAGTGTGTCTGCAACGGCTATCTGACCTATAAGCACGTACGCACTGTACTAGGTACTGATGAAGCATCAGGTTCTTACATTACTTAACGCCATTATTAGGTTAGTCTAGACCATAGAGGGCATCGAGCCATGATGCGTGCTTAGGAAATGATTACGGCGGGTGCAGAGAGCTAGCTGACAAAGTGATTAGGGGACCGTACATGGTGCGTGCTTCAGGACTGTGCCCCGCCACATGAGCATCACATGGTTTGACAATTATAGATGAACGACGGCATGATGATTAGTTAGAGCTATACGTGGAACTTAACGTTGGAATCTTTCGAGGAAGAACAGTTAATTAAGAAGGACAAGCTCGTGATGGGGCACGGCACAGGAAAGAGACACTGACATGGCCATAACCAAAACTGATTAATCCGTCTAGGAGAAAATTAAGTGACGATGCATACGGAACTTGAGAAGTGAGTAACAGACATGTTCAGGTAACATCAGCATTCAGCAAAGGCTCAGTAGAAATTACTGGCGCAGGAACGTGGACTACTTTGCGCTCACCCTAGTCCGATAGATCACAGATTCCTGCATAATTCAGTAGAAACTACACTCGCGGAACGTGGACTAGATTGACATACTTCcaccgatccataataagtatcGTGATTTAAACTAAAACCAGAATATTTATTATGGATGGGAGGAAGTATTCCATTAAATACTTGTTTGTTATACTATTGGTTTCGGGTTAATTTGAACAACCAAACAATAGTACTCCCAACTATATGTTGATCGAGGGCTCAAAGGACGAAAGTCCAACTTAATTTGGAGTACAAAAGGAAGTTAGCGTTGCACGAGTGCCGTATCATTGGGGGATCCAATCCAATCATCCCGACACCAACCACGTACGTGACCAGTGCTCTCCTCTCCCTCCCGTTTTAGGTTCTCTTTCGCTTTCAGCTGATCATTGTATCTGCTGTTGTTAGATTGTTGAGAGCAACGGCGCCATGATCGATTTGAAAACCGTCGGTCTAACCAAATAGGCGGGCGAATTAAGACCGGCTAGTCGATCGGCTAGCTCTAGCTGCATGTGAGAGCTAGCAATCGTGGGGAAGAACCAGCTCTTCTCGGGTCGAAGAAGCAGGTCTTCGGGCCTTTGTGCTTTTTTCATGGCCAGCCAAGCCCAATAAGCCAGCTCAGCTGGCTCGGCCCAAGCTAGATCTCTTGCGGTTTGGACTGAGTTTTGGTTGGCCTGGCCCAAATCCTATAAATGCAACATAAATTGACAGGGTATTTCTTTTTAACCTTATGATCATGTAAAAATGAACAAAAAATTGTAGCAAGTATATATTTCTGTTTTTCCAACATATATATATGTCGTATCTTATGGGCACATGGAATTTTGCTTTCACAAAATGACTGTGTTGTCAACAAATCAAACAAATTTCATataaaatattcaaattttggaTTAAAAAATCATCGTTATGTGAGAAAACGTGCTCCCCAAAACCGGATTTGGGACAATCATCAGTTTGTTGATTTTCCCTTTTGCCGTAAGTTAAGTTGATGTGAACATTTGGTTTACTCCACGGAAAAAATATATTGAACCGTACGAACATTAATTTATTCTACCATGAGCGAACATTATATCCAAAGTGAACCCACCTGTTAGAAAAATCTAACGCACATCATGAGGCATAGGGACTGCACTATCGAACAATCACAAATTTGATTGATGGCGAATTTTAAGATCAACTATGTCAAAAATAGGAAAAAGTCCTTGTTGTTGCTTTAGAGGCAATTCACATGGCATGAAAATTTTATTGCGTTTTTTAAACCAGATAAACTCTTCACCATCAACTGCTCAAAGAAACACAAAGTTTGACCCAAAAACAATTACAAGTTGGAGGGAGCACGAGCATCAACTATTCAACTTGGAGCACTAATAGAAAACCCGTCATGACTGTTCGGCCTAGAACACCCACTACAGGGCAACAAACAGGGCGGATCCTGCCGCGTGGGAGCAGGCAGGGGCGGGCGAATCCAGGGGCGGGCGGGGAGCAGGCAGGGGCGGCCGAATCCAGGGGAGCGTCGCTGCCGCGCGTGGCCGACCTGAAGCGGGCGACTTGATCCGCGCGTGGGCGATCCGTGCTGGAGGCGGGCTCGCAGATCGGGGAAGCGGAGATCCGGCCGAGTCGGGCGGGCGGGAGTCGGACGAAGAGCAGCCAGGAAGAAGACTCGACGCAACAAGACGAAGGACGGGGACGGGCGACGGAACAAGCAACGTCGGCAGAGAAATTTAGAGGATcaatttttgctctgataccatgttagggcaatatacttgttgtattaccagggggccaaaggccacaatatatagtacatgtacaggtgcacatatgcagaaaaccCCCTAACATATGAGGAAACTACAatagacagatatatacatctaacaagcaCCATCAACATAATAAGGATAGAAACGCAGATCAAATAACAACCACATCCTATTAGAAACTGAACTTATTACAAGACACGACAAAGCAACAATTTTCTCCATGTAAAGACCACCAACGCAGATCAATAACAACCACATCCTACAATCCAATGATCCTTCATGTGTTTTCCTAGCAGATGTATCCGCATACTGTTGGGACTAAGAAGCCAGCTCCGTCTTCATCATTAATTGAAGAGTTCCCGTGTTTTGTTTCTCACAATCTTCAACTTTGTGCAAGCCCGCCAAATATAAAAGGAAAAATATGCATTGTAAATACGAACACCACAAGGAGCTTTTTTTCTGTTTACAAGTAGCTCATGGAACCTGCCGCTGGGTAACACCACACCACAAGAAACTTGGCCACATATTTTAGAAAGGTTATATTGTTCCTTACGGTCTAAGTGGCCCAACGAGCAACAACTATAGGGAAAGTACTATAATGTATCCGAAGAAAAAAAAGGGTGTGAACCAAATAGCTGCATGTGAAAAATTTCTACGAAGACGCGGAAAATCTCAACATAGCTGCATGTGAAAAACAAATGATATGTAGTTTGCACATTGTCACATAATAAACAGTTAGGACAAAATTGGCCTTTCCTCTTTCTCATATTCTCCCTACCAAGATCATCATTCTAGAACAATTGCCAACGGATTTTTGAGATGTAAATTTTCTTTCCAAATCCATTTAATTATGAGCCGTAGAAAGATCCTTTTCCACGTACAAGTAAGCAGGAGGGAATTGTTGGTCAGCAAAAAGGGGACCGGACTATTTCATCAACAACAACATTTTGAATAATTTGACTGGCATGATTCTTAATATTTTGTGACTGAGTTAACAACTCTAGGAATAATCATCCCGTGAAGGGTATATTGAGTTTGAGGATCATGACTTACAAAAAGGTGAGTGGAATCATAATTCATTCAAAATCTTACCAAATTCCCACCATACATGATTGATTTTCTTTCACAAAAATAAGTTTAATAATTATAAGAAGTGCTTTCCACAGGGAAAATAATTTCTCCAGGGCTTGACAGAAGCaacaattttatttctcaaaTATTTAGCTTTCACAACTTTTTTTTTATGAAAGTCCATCTTGAGTCTCCAACTTGCACCACTACTTACATaaaaggcttatatttttttCCCGCATCTTCAACCTCCAAACCACATTTTGATTTAGAACTACAAATCATGGATCACCTCATCATATGATATCTCCTATTTTTCTTTTGAGGAAAATACACCTAAATCCTAAAACTATTGTGGGTGCCAAGTTAGTCCTAATTGTTCAAAAATGCACATTCGAATCTGAATTTTACTTTAAGTGTGTCATTGGTGCACCTAAGCTCGACGAAGCAGATTTGGCCGCTTGTAGATCCTTGAGTACGTAATCCACCGCAAGTGCACCGGTGGACATAGCAGCTCTAGGAATAGCCTAAACTTGAGCGATGTACTGCCGTTAGGTTAAAATCACTCCGATGTAACCTTTTTGTGTGGAGATCGATTGTGCCAAGGTGTTGAATGCGGTGAAGCCCGGAGACAATGATATATCAAGGAATGGTCATCACGTTAAAGAAATCCAGAAGTTCATGGATATGGGAGAGTTTTATTTTGCGAAGATTAGTATAGATCAAGGACTCCAGTACCGAGCGAACGTTTCCCAGAGTGGACGGATCAGGCAATCATCATACATTCACCATTGATTAAAAGATCCAACGGTTGAGATCGTTCGCTCCATGTTGTAAGATCAATAAATGAAAACAAGGTTGCACGTTGCCTTATTAACTTGGGTCATCTCCTAGCTTTATTTCGAGATTTAGCAGACTGTAATGATGCATTTTATGAATACAACTCCCGCTACAtttcccgcaaaaaaaaagaACCACTCTGATGCGTGCCACGTGGcgatttcaatctagaagcacacaTCCGCCTGATGCGCTGCATGAAGCTGCCTAGATCCAACGTCTGCGGGTTGGCCGACATCACAGGTCACATATGACTTCATGTTTACTCTCTCGCCTCTAACGATCGGAGAACATTTCAGCCACGAAGACAAAGCCACCGCGAGAAGCGATCAAGAGATAAAGAGACTGCACACTCAGTCAGTCACTCACGCACGCCTCACCATGTCTTCGATTTTGAGTTTTTGACCATTGAATATGTTGACCATGACCGGCCAGACAAGAACGCAGGCCAGATCAGCTGTGAACTGCACAGGCCACAGCCCTACGTAGACCACATGCGCTAATTCAGCATTTGTGGATGTTGACCAAACAAGCTCTCGGTTGCCTCGATATTTTATTCGCGCCAAAAAATATGTCAACCCCATAGTGGCGCTGACTTCCACCACTGATCGGCACCTATAAATACTCGCAGGCATGCGCACGGACGATTCAGGAACTCGAAGTCGAAGCGCCTCAAGAGATCGACGGAGTTAGAAGCAAGAGATCGGTCTACCATGGACATGCGGGCGGCCCGCGGCGGCGGAGCAGGAAATGCGCAGGCCCGGCGGCCGTGCCGGTACAGGGGCGTGAGGCGGCGGCAGTGGGGGAAGTGGGTGTCGGAGATCCGGGTGCCCGGCACGCGCGAGCGGCTGTGGCTCGGCTCCTACGCCACCGCCGAGGCGGCCGCCGTCGCGCACGACGCCGCCGtctgcctcctccgccgcggcgccgccggcggcctcaacttccctggccgcgccgcagcCTACGGCCACGTCCTCCGACTGGCGCCGCGGGGCGCGGGCCAGCAGCTGTCGCCGCGCTCGGTGCAGCGTGTGGCGTCCGACGCCGGCATGTCAGCCGACGCGCAGCTGGTCGAGCTGCGCGAGCGCGTCCCCGCGCCGCCGAGCCAGGAGGTGGCGGCCTCCGCCGGCATTGGCGCCGCCGCGCGAGGTGGCGCAGTTGCAGAAGAGCAAGTGGCATATGCGGATTGGAGGAGCTGGAGCAGCACTGGTAGCGAGCAGCTTGTGTACGGGGAGCTGAGCGTAGACGACATGGAGATCGTGACGTTGTAGTCAATCTTGATCATCGTCGAAATTTGTAGAGACCAGTACAAAGATTCAGCATAGTATACGCCTGCTAATAGAGCAGTGGTATAGTACTCCTTCTCATCAAGATGATATCAGCAACAACACAATGTTGATACGAAGAGGACACATACTATCAAAGTATTATTATAAATTGAACCAAAACAACATCAACTTGGTTCCCTTATTCGACAAAAAATAGACTTGAGAGAATGGTTCTCAAAACAACGCACACAAGTGAGAGCAGGTTCTAGCAAACTTCAAATGATGCTTTGGAAAATACAAGTAATACCATCCAAATATGGTGCAGGATTTTTCAAATACATTTGAAATACATCTAGAATTTATCAAATTTCTCAAAATGTAAGTAAATTATAAAAAATCGATAAATACCAGCCGATATTCTCTTATACCGCCGGGAACTAAGAAACCCAGTTAACATGATAGTTCACAAATATCAGCTGAGAAAAATCCATGTTTTTACGGTACATGCTATCTAACGTGTATTGTTTTATATTTTTTTCATTGCACGTTTTATATCTGTAGTTTTTGTGCTTGTGTCTCAAAGACAATGAAACTTGGTGAAACGTTCTAGCATGAATCGCAAAGCACCAAATCAACATGCACGCCATCTGTAATGTCcctggtttagagacgatcgaggggtagattttagaaagggatgtgcattgcattgtaaattacggggaaatttcgcgtttttaaaacaaaactgcatcgaaggggaacaggtttctctctcgacatcctacagggttagggtttcgagagtgcgatgaacttgttcctacttatctaaattagggttttgagaagagagaagagatattgcattgaaatcttaagttgcatgattgaattctaaattaagttgtatgattgaattcaaaccaaatttgaatttgaatttcaaattcaaacatcaaatggataatccataattcaaacttgagttaATTCAAGAAATAATTAtaaataatcaagaatataattaatacaacaattatataaagctcattaaggaaaatgggagctttattgattatcacacataatacaatgtcatttacaatatccagaatagtaatatgaaatattacaacacattacataaattgacaaaatggaagaaagaaaataaggaaaattacaagagaatgattctatcctaaatactacaaagaAATCTTCACTTGAACTtggattggatgatcttcatatcCATCTGGATCATCAGATTGATCCCTGCATAAACCAAAGCAAaatcaagttatgccaagtggcaggttagaaagaaatggaaatggtggataataccaagttctgccgagctgatccaccaaatggaccaagtcCCAAGCTTGGTACATTCACACACACAGGCTGCACacacagcatgtgtgcatgcaGTACACACACAGCAAGAGAGGGAGTCACCAACACATGCCAGGCTCAGTTGTCGACTAGGGAAGCAATGGCTGgccacatataagcttttcacagccaaaaccctagccatttgcttcatccatcgacaggcagcagaGTAAGTGACTAGCtagcaagaacagctcaagaacaccaagaacagatgaacagctaaagctgtctcatccactccacaatcaccagaaattaaaccaagatcacaagctcacaaggaggagcaggacaagcaccagCTCATCCCTGAATCAAACCAACCAatcagaagaaatcctctacatcaacaactcaatctaggagctggagtgaggtatacacaagaatcatgagcaagcatctgtcttgctcataaataagtatgtgcatcaaacacacacaagcaaaagggagtgagtaccctgtttgtatcatcatctggctactaagccttttggtgcaagcaaattagAGAACAGTAAGAGAGAAattaccaagggaacactggcatgtcaacaagatgacataccagagaaatccaacctggattaatccctaactagccattcaAAATCATCTAGCACCTAAAGCCTAGCAAGCCATCAGACATTAGACAGATTATGTCTATTTTTGTTGTCAACAGCAAAGGTAACTGGAAAACCAACATGGTTTCTTCCAGTGAGAGATTCAccaaatcacagcaagccaaccaaggtgggagctaccctaacagcaaagcatggctgtcagggccacctcaaccacttcacaaaatcccacagataagccatgcacaaatatcattacccagatgggttcaaaagggagctagggtacccaacagatgttggcatccctctagctcaatttaattaactgtaagatgatcaccactgcaagcagttcacatcatttatccacttagccaagcaagacaacacagataaatgaatattcAAGAAATCAACACACCAGAGCTTTGCAGTGGATC
This Lolium perenne isolate Kyuss_39 chromosome 1, Kyuss_2.0, whole genome shotgun sequence DNA region includes the following protein-coding sequences:
- the LOC127304716 gene encoding ethylene-responsive transcription factor RAP2-9-like gives rise to the protein MDMRAARGGGAGNAQARRPCRYRGVRRRQWGKWVSEIRVPGTRERLWLGSYATAEAAAVAHDAAVCLLRRGAAGGLNFPGRAAAYGHVLRLAPRGAGQQLSPRSVQRVASDAGMSADAQLVELRERVPAPPSQEVAASAGIGAAARGGAVAEEQVAYADWRSWSSTGSEQLVYGELSVDDMEIVTL